One genomic segment of Paraburkholderia phymatum STM815 includes these proteins:
- a CDS encoding PAS domain S-box protein has protein sequence MTSAQILIVEDDRIVARDIAQQMARAGYVVIGSAGSGEEALALVDTLPADGKPDLVLMDVRLEGELDGIDTARRIRQARDIPVVFLTAYADEETIRRATAAEPYGYVLKPFDDTQLRTVVEMALYKHGAERRLRESEQRYAITLSSIGDGVLSTDADGFVTFVNPAGEALTGWSRSEATGRRLREVFRLHDEHTRVLIDDPTAAVMQSASDGGLPARAILRVRDGSDLPVECTGTPMTDERGARQGIVIVFRDVTQKRRAQEAEILRETNARLEMAMYGSNVGVWEIDMPEGDYKRGFARYSNIYEWLGFDTPHARLDYEAYMSVLHPDHRDSTDRAVASFLESGDGVFELENRLRHRDGTDRWVLVRGTARRDATGKPVRFVGSLVDITQLKVTEQALRASEERFRGTFENAAVGVAHCDLDGCFLRVNHRSGEIVGWPRGALQQRRLHELIHHDFIAASIDRFRLLTEGKLEHYSEEVPLVRVDGSRVWVTLSVALQHDASGQTSHVIVIIQDISARKALEDTVRVAKEAAEAANRAKDQFLANISHELRTPLNGILGYAQMLQRDARLDARQLASVGVIEQSGQHLLTLINDILDFARLGAGKLELQVGEVSLRGFLETIAEIVAVRAQQKRLVLNYVAAPDLPAVVRVDERRLRQVLLNLLANAVKFTDRGEVTLSVSRGAAGRVRFEVRDTGIGVSADRLEAIFQPFEQAGDHTRRSGGAGLGLAISRQLVRMMGGEIEVTSSAGEGSVFGFELDAPASTAGLGECAPRLQAGSLDGARRVILVVDDVPANRALLAEVLGRAGFHVIESGDGRDALDKAAACAPELIVLDTVMPLMGGIETLQHLRRSQALAATPVIVVSADASQQNARANIEAGANVFLEKPLDLDRLLRSIAMLLGMDTQQAADPSCEADRPMIVPPREDMTALHRYALLGSMRDINRHADRLATLHEKYEPFAARLRQLAMTYESQALLSLIEHHLNSEGT, from the coding sequence ATGACCAGCGCGCAAATCTTGATCGTCGAGGATGACCGCATCGTTGCACGCGATATCGCGCAACAGATGGCACGCGCGGGTTATGTCGTGATCGGCAGCGCGGGCAGCGGCGAGGAAGCGCTCGCGCTGGTCGATACGCTGCCAGCGGACGGCAAGCCGGATCTGGTGCTGATGGACGTGCGGCTCGAAGGCGAGCTGGACGGCATCGACACGGCGCGGCGCATCCGCCAAGCGCGCGACATCCCCGTCGTGTTCCTGACCGCCTATGCGGATGAAGAAACGATCCGCCGCGCGACGGCTGCCGAACCGTATGGTTACGTGCTCAAGCCGTTCGACGACACGCAGTTGCGCACTGTCGTCGAAATGGCGCTCTACAAGCACGGCGCGGAGCGACGTCTGCGCGAGAGCGAGCAGCGCTATGCGATCACGCTGTCGAGCATCGGCGATGGCGTGCTGTCGACGGACGCCGACGGCTTTGTCACCTTCGTCAATCCCGCCGGCGAGGCGCTGACAGGCTGGTCGCGCAGCGAAGCGACGGGACGGCGGCTGCGTGAGGTTTTCCGTCTGCACGACGAGCATACGCGCGTGCTGATCGACGACCCGACGGCGGCCGTGATGCAATCCGCGAGCGACGGCGGGCTGCCCGCGCGCGCCATTCTGCGCGTGCGCGATGGCAGCGACCTTCCCGTCGAATGCACGGGCACGCCCATGACGGACGAACGCGGCGCGCGCCAGGGCATCGTGATCGTATTTCGCGACGTGACGCAAAAGCGCCGGGCGCAGGAAGCGGAAATTCTCCGCGAGACCAATGCGCGGCTCGAAATGGCGATGTACGGCTCGAATGTCGGCGTGTGGGAAATCGACATGCCCGAGGGCGATTACAAGCGCGGCTTCGCGCGCTACTCGAACATCTACGAGTGGCTTGGCTTCGACACGCCGCATGCGCGGCTCGATTACGAAGCGTATATGAGCGTGCTGCATCCCGATCATCGCGACAGCACCGATCGTGCGGTCGCATCGTTTCTCGAAAGCGGCGACGGCGTGTTCGAGCTGGAGAACCGGCTGCGGCATCGCGACGGCACGGACCGCTGGGTGCTGGTGCGTGGCACCGCGCGCCGCGACGCGACGGGCAAGCCGGTGCGCTTCGTCGGCAGTCTGGTCGACATCACGCAGTTGAAAGTGACCGAGCAGGCGCTGCGCGCGAGCGAAGAGCGCTTTCGCGGCACCTTCGAAAACGCCGCGGTCGGCGTCGCGCATTGCGATCTCGATGGCTGCTTTCTGCGTGTGAATCATCGGTCGGGCGAGATCGTCGGCTGGCCGCGAGGCGCATTGCAACAGCGGCGGCTGCACGAGCTGATTCATCATGATTTCATCGCGGCGAGCATTGACCGGTTCCGTCTGCTGACGGAGGGCAAGCTCGAACATTATTCGGAGGAAGTTCCGCTCGTCAGGGTCGACGGCTCGCGGGTGTGGGTGACGTTGTCGGTGGCGCTTCAGCACGACGCGTCAGGACAGACGAGCCACGTCATCGTCATCATTCAGGACATCTCCGCACGCAAGGCGTTGGAAGATACCGTGCGCGTTGCGAAAGAGGCGGCGGAAGCGGCCAACCGCGCGAAGGACCAGTTCCTCGCGAACATCAGCCATGAGCTGCGCACGCCGCTCAACGGCATTCTCGGCTATGCGCAGATGCTACAGCGCGACGCGCGGCTCGATGCGCGCCAGCTGGCGAGCGTCGGCGTGATCGAGCAGAGCGGGCAGCATCTGCTGACGCTGATCAACGATATTCTCGACTTCGCGCGTCTCGGCGCGGGCAAACTGGAACTGCAGGTCGGCGAAGTGTCGCTGCGCGGCTTTCTCGAGACGATCGCGGAAATCGTCGCGGTGCGCGCCCAGCAAAAGCGCCTCGTGCTGAACTATGTGGCTGCGCCGGATCTGCCTGCCGTGGTCCGCGTCGATGAGCGCCGGCTACGACAGGTGCTGCTCAATCTGCTCGCGAATGCCGTCAAGTTCACAGACCGCGGCGAGGTCACGCTGTCTGTCAGCCGAGGCGCGGCGGGGCGCGTGCGCTTCGAGGTGCGCGATACCGGCATCGGCGTGAGCGCCGACCGGCTGGAAGCGATCTTTCAGCCGTTTGAACAGGCGGGCGATCACACGCGGCGCAGCGGCGGCGCGGGGCTGGGTCTCGCCATCAGCCGGCAACTCGTCCGCATGATGGGAGGCGAGATCGAAGTCACGAGTTCGGCGGGCGAGGGCAGCGTGTTCGGTTTCGAACTGGACGCGCCCGCGTCGACGGCGGGACTGGGCGAATGCGCGCCGCGTCTTCAGGCGGGCAGCCTTGACGGGGCGCGCCGGGTCATTCTGGTGGTCGACGATGTCCCCGCGAACCGTGCGCTGCTGGCGGAAGTGCTGGGACGGGCGGGCTTTCATGTGATCGAAAGCGGCGACGGGCGCGATGCGCTCGACAAGGCTGCCGCGTGCGCGCCCGAGCTGATCGTTCTCGACACGGTGATGCCCTTGATGGGCGGCATAGAAACGCTGCAGCATCTGCGCCGTTCGCAAGCGCTGGCGGCGACACCTGTCATCGTCGTATCCGCCGACGCCTCGCAACAGAACGCGCGCGCGAACATCGAGGCCGGCGCAAACGTGTTCCTCGAAAAGCCGCTCGATCTCGACCGCCTGTTGCGCTCGATCGCCATGCTGCTCGGCATGGACACACAGCAGGCAGCCGACCCATCGTGCGAAGCAGACCGGCCGATGATCGTGCCGCCGCGCGAGGATATGACGGCGCTGCACCGCTATGCGCTGCTCGGCTCAATGCGCGACATCAACCGGCACGCCGACCGTCTTGCAACCTTGCATGAAAAGTACGAACCGTTCGCCGCGCGTTTGCGGCAACTCGCCATGACCTACGAATCACAGGCTCTGCTTTCGTTGATCGAACATCACCTGAACAGCGAAGGGACATGA
- a CDS encoding hybrid sensor histidine kinase/response regulator yields MREHNKDAPVVLVVDDTAANLGLVVDTLEAEGLRVAVARDGHEALRRAELVKPDLILLDVMMPGLDGFQTCRALKDNPVTRDIPVIFMTSLTQTEDKIMGFRVGAMDFVTKPLQMEEVAVRVQTHLKLRALQRLQQEQNARLEEEIKTRIQAQDALIEVLNGVRNVSNAIAHDLRTPLTELRSRLEVLLLGLRKKGDEETLGQLEVAMADVDRVIGIFNALLRLAEIDAGVRRSGFVRSDVVTILSDAVEFYQPVAELRGISLTLLLCSEREVLAEVDPLLLAQAIGNLIDNALKYAQDNGEVEVSLCERKDRIDVTVSDDGPGIPFTERSKVTERFYRGDRSRGTPGVGLGLALVKAVATLHHGFLEFTDNEPGLAATMTILRVS; encoded by the coding sequence ATGCGAGAGCACAATAAAGACGCGCCCGTCGTGCTTGTGGTCGACGACACGGCGGCGAATCTGGGGCTCGTCGTCGATACGCTCGAAGCCGAAGGGCTGCGCGTGGCCGTCGCGCGCGACGGCCACGAAGCGCTGCGCCGCGCCGAACTGGTCAAGCCCGACCTGATCCTGCTCGACGTGATGATGCCAGGTCTCGACGGTTTTCAGACGTGTCGCGCGCTCAAGGACAATCCCGTCACGCGGGATATTCCCGTGATCTTCATGACCTCGCTAACGCAGACAGAGGACAAGATCATGGGCTTCCGCGTCGGCGCGATGGATTTCGTGACCAAGCCGCTGCAAATGGAAGAAGTCGCTGTGCGCGTGCAGACGCATCTCAAGCTGCGTGCGTTGCAAAGGTTGCAGCAGGAACAGAATGCCCGGCTGGAAGAGGAGATCAAGACGCGCATTCAGGCGCAGGATGCGCTGATCGAAGTGCTGAACGGGGTGCGCAACGTGTCAAACGCCATCGCGCACGATCTCCGGACGCCGCTCACGGAGCTGCGATCGAGACTCGAGGTGCTGCTGCTCGGCTTGCGCAAGAAGGGCGACGAAGAGACGCTGGGCCAGCTCGAAGTGGCGATGGCCGACGTGGACCGCGTGATCGGCATTTTCAATGCGCTGCTGCGTCTCGCCGAGATCGATGCGGGCGTGCGGCGCTCGGGTTTTGTCAGAAGCGACGTCGTGACTATCCTGTCGGACGCCGTCGAGTTCTATCAGCCCGTCGCGGAGTTACGCGGCATTTCGCTGACGCTGTTGCTATGTTCGGAAAGGGAGGTACTGGCCGAAGTCGACCCGTTGCTGCTTGCGCAGGCGATCGGTAATCTGATCGACAACGCGCTGAAGTACGCGCAAGACAACGGCGAGGTCGAGGTGTCGCTGTGTGAGCGTAAGGATCGTATCGACGTCACGGTGTCGGATGACGGACCCGGTATCCCCTTCACCGAACGGTCCAAGGTGACAGAGCGGTTCTATCGCGGCGACCGGAGCCGGGGAACCCCTGGCGTCGGACTCGGGCTCGCACTCGTCAAAGCGGTGGCGACGCTGCACCACGGTTTTCTGGAGTTTACTGACAACGAGCCAGGCCTTGCTGCCACCATGACGATCCTCCGGGTCAGCTAG
- a CDS encoding DUF2092 domain-containing protein — protein MHPSSFPWRTMVFALAMCLAANVGAQQAPSAKPTQKAPGGHAQKSTVLDYQPGVEPRAVDVLKAASARLAAAKSMTFTAIVSYENPSRLGPPLVYSTKSEIVMQRPDRLRVITLGDGPRSEFYYDGKTMTAFDPAENLVAVADAPPTLDAALQKAYEIGAIYFPFTDVIVTDPYKDVADGLKVAFYIGQSSVVGDTTTDMVAYVSGDVFVQVWIGTQDKLPRRIYAVYLNDPARLRHVLALSDWVLDPPVPADTFMPANTASAAHIAFERPDITATPRMQPPPKVRAAHPQ, from the coding sequence ATGCATCCCTCCAGTTTTCCTTGGCGCACGATGGTCTTCGCGCTGGCTATGTGCCTCGCCGCGAACGTTGGCGCGCAGCAGGCGCCGTCTGCGAAGCCGACCCAGAAAGCGCCTGGCGGCCACGCGCAGAAGTCCACGGTGCTCGACTATCAGCCGGGCGTCGAGCCCCGTGCGGTCGACGTTCTCAAGGCGGCGAGCGCCCGCCTTGCCGCGGCGAAGTCGATGACGTTCACTGCGATCGTCTCCTATGAGAATCCAAGTCGCCTCGGGCCTCCACTCGTCTACTCGACAAAGTCGGAGATCGTGATGCAGCGGCCGGACAGGCTGAGGGTAATCACCCTTGGTGATGGTCCGCGCTCGGAGTTTTATTACGATGGCAAGACGATGACAGCGTTCGACCCGGCGGAGAACCTGGTCGCTGTCGCCGATGCACCGCCTACACTCGATGCGGCGCTCCAGAAGGCCTACGAGATCGGCGCGATCTACTTCCCGTTCACCGATGTGATCGTGACGGACCCATATAAGGACGTCGCAGACGGATTGAAGGTTGCGTTCTATATCGGCCAATCCAGCGTGGTCGGCGATACGACCACGGATATGGTCGCGTATGTGAGCGGCGATGTGTTCGTTCAGGTCTGGATTGGCACGCAAGACAAGCTTCCACGACGCATCTATGCGGTCTATCTGAACGATCCCGCCCGGCTGCGCCACGTGCTTGCGCTGTCGGACTGGGTCCTGGATCCGCCTGTTCCTGCCGATACCTTCATGCCAGCTAACACGGCCAGCGCAGCACACATCGCGTTCGAGCGCCCCGACATCACGGCAACGCCCCGCATGCAACCTCCGCCGAAGGTCAGGGCCGCCCATCCTCAATGA
- a CDS encoding DNA-binding transcriptional regulator, translating to MTTYTNVRGLARGLQVLRALNAVEGGRATSQQIADLTGLHRTTVRRLLETLMEEGFVRRSTSDDSFRLTLAVRTLSEGFTDTERIATVAPPIMGQLLQRVAWPSDLTTPDGDAMIIRETTHRFSQLSFHRAMVGRRLPILLTAAGRAYFAMCPDEEREDILELLRSGAGGEEQQALAKNDALVRKLIRRVREDGFGSNHGDWTAQAKIGAVAVAISADDRVLASLNVVFLSRAVGLADATRRYVPELQKAAKEIATALKQEPQLSPIHR from the coding sequence GTGACGACCTACACTAACGTGCGCGGACTGGCGCGCGGCCTTCAGGTATTGCGGGCACTGAACGCCGTGGAAGGCGGACGGGCAACGAGTCAGCAGATCGCCGATCTGACCGGCCTGCATCGCACGACGGTGCGACGCTTGCTCGAAACGTTGATGGAGGAAGGGTTCGTGCGCCGCAGTACGTCCGACGACAGCTTCCGTCTGACGCTCGCCGTGCGCACATTGAGCGAAGGCTTCACCGATACGGAGCGGATCGCGACCGTGGCGCCGCCTATCATGGGGCAGCTCCTGCAGCGCGTCGCGTGGCCATCCGATCTGACCACGCCCGACGGCGACGCGATGATCATCCGCGAGACGACGCATCGCTTTAGCCAGTTGTCGTTTCATCGCGCGATGGTCGGGCGGCGATTGCCGATCCTGCTGACGGCAGCGGGCCGCGCCTACTTCGCGATGTGTCCCGACGAGGAGCGCGAGGACATTCTCGAGCTGCTGCGCTCGGGCGCGGGCGGCGAAGAGCAGCAGGCGCTAGCGAAGAACGATGCGCTCGTGCGCAAGCTGATCCGGCGCGTGCGCGAGGATGGTTTCGGATCGAATCACGGCGACTGGACCGCGCAGGCGAAGATCGGTGCGGTGGCCGTCGCGATCAGCGCGGACGATCGCGTGCTCGCGAGCCTCAATGTCGTCTTCCTCTCGCGCGCGGTGGGCCTTGCGGACGCCACGCGGCGCTATGTGCCCGAGTTGCAAAAAGCGGCGAAAGAAATTGCGACAGCATTGAAGCAAGAACCACAACTCTCGCCCATCCATCGGTGA